In a single window of the Flavobacterium sp. W4I14 genome:
- a CDS encoding hypothetical protein (product_source=Hypo-rule applied; pfam=PF12771; superfamily=48452), producing the protein MKINIKKIVFGLALAMTGLSSCKKFVDINDDPTRLKDPDASLVLPAAQGRLGFTMGSDIHRFTALWVQQFAAQGGGAAQPTQYDKYAVGEGDINNTWEATFAGTLADLQKVIEKTKATSPKYAGVAELVKAYVYQTHVDAFGDLPYSEAIGYEANLKPKFDGSSSIYDNLFGLIDEGIADIKKASLLAPATDDLFYGGDMDKWERFGNALKLRMYIHYFSTNGTAADATKAKTGITAILAGNKLLRANTDNFQMRFLTSANQTNPIHQFEGSRPNQFFPSKTLVDIMNAKSDSRRNSFFTLQGTAYVGATNGNGDVVVSTAFSRMSTYLRGKLSAGAYSGEAPIRMLTFAEQNQILAEYFARTNGGNDLLTADTYYKAGINASFASAIEFSDATEAAAVTAGLATYLASTNGTLATGNALQKIIEEKFVSNFGVAIEPWTDWRRTGFPALSPVSPATAIPRILPYSFNERSYNPNTPARPSVFVKSVFWDK; encoded by the coding sequence ATGAAAATTAATATAAAGAAAATAGTTTTTGGATTGGCATTAGCCATGACAGGACTGAGCTCGTGCAAGAAATTTGTAGACATTAATGATGATCCTACGCGATTAAAAGATCCCGATGCCAGTTTGGTTTTGCCGGCAGCGCAGGGTAGGCTAGGGTTTACAATGGGCTCCGATATACATCGTTTTACTGCCTTATGGGTACAACAGTTTGCTGCGCAGGGAGGTGGTGCAGCCCAACCAACGCAATATGATAAATATGCAGTTGGTGAAGGTGATATCAATAATACCTGGGAAGCTACTTTTGCAGGTACCTTAGCTGATTTACAGAAAGTGATCGAAAAAACCAAAGCAACAAGCCCAAAATATGCAGGTGTTGCAGAATTGGTAAAAGCTTATGTTTATCAAACCCATGTTGATGCATTTGGAGATCTGCCCTATTCAGAAGCCATTGGTTATGAAGCGAATTTAAAACCCAAGTTTGATGGATCTTCATCCATATATGATAATCTGTTTGGTTTAATTGATGAGGGTATCGCAGATATCAAAAAGGCATCTTTATTGGCGCCTGCAACCGATGACTTATTTTATGGTGGCGACATGGATAAATGGGAACGTTTTGGAAATGCTTTAAAATTAAGAATGTATATCCACTACTTTTCTACCAATGGAACAGCCGCAGATGCAACAAAAGCTAAAACAGGCATAACCGCTATATTGGCTGGCAATAAACTGTTAAGGGCAAATACCGACAATTTTCAGATGCGTTTTTTAACTTCTGCCAATCAAACCAACCCTATTCACCAATTTGAAGGATCAAGACCAAACCAGTTTTTCCCGAGTAAAACATTGGTTGATATCATGAATGCCAAGAGCGACAGTAGAAGAAATTCATTTTTCACCTTACAGGGAACTGCATATGTTGGCGCCACGAATGGCAATGGTGATGTAGTGGTAAGTACTGCTTTTTCGCGCATGAGTACTTATCTCAGAGGGAAACTTTCAGCAGGGGCATATTCTGGTGAGGCACCAATAAGAATGTTAACTTTTGCTGAGCAAAATCAGATTTTAGCCGAATATTTTGCCAGAACAAACGGAGGAAATGATTTACTTACTGCAGATACCTATTATAAAGCCGGTATAAACGCTTCATTTGCAAGTGCAATCGAGTTTTCAGATGCCACAGAAGCTGCGGCTGTAACCGCTGGTTTAGCTACTTATCTGGCTTCAACAAATGGAACTTTGGCAACAGGCAATGCCCTGCAAAAAATTATCGAAGAAAAGTTTGTATCCAACTTTGGGGTTGCTATAGAACCTTGGACAGACTGGAGAAGAACAGGATTTCCTGCGCTATCGCCAGTATCTCCTGCAACAGCCATTCCGCGTATATTACCATATTCATTCAACGAAAGAAGCTACAATCCTAACACACCGGCCCGACCTTCAGTATTTGTAAAATCTGTATTTTGGGATAAATAA
- a CDS encoding hypothetical protein (product_source=Hypo-rule applied; superfamily=49899): MKRILIILFASILGLASCKKDPKQPETLDTPATITFDGNLNTVSGTYSSYASATPTTKGTGTVNIVITYSGDVKTLSFTTPTGTVINNLGTATVSGGSYTFTKLVKDLRGAADAPLPTSGTSGAVVLTVTATLGSGQTVKRFFTINITG, from the coding sequence ATGAAAAGAATTTTAATCATATTATTTGCATCAATTTTAGGCTTGGCCTCATGCAAAAAAGACCCAAAGCAACCTGAAACGCTTGATACACCGGCTACCATTACTTTTGATGGTAACTTAAATACGGTATCGGGTACCTATTCAAGTTATGCTAGTGCTACTCCTACCACAAAAGGAACAGGAACTGTAAATATTGTAATTACCTATAGTGGAGATGTAAAAACACTTTCGTTTACCACGCCAACAGGTACAGTTATTAACAACCTGGGTACAGCTACAGTGAGTGGCGGTTCTTACACTTTTACTAAACTGGTAAAAGATTTACGTGGTGCGGCCGATGCGCCACTCCCAACTTCTGGTACAAGTGGAGCAGTTGTTTTAACGGTTACGGCCACCCTCGGCAGTGGACAGACGGTAAAACGCTTTTTTACCATTAACATTACCGGGTAA
- a CDS encoding putative oxidoreductase (product_source=KO:K15977; cog=COG2259; ko=KO:K15977; pfam=PF07681; superfamily=81321; transmembrane_helix_parts=Inside_1_12,TMhelix_13_35,Outside_36_54,TMhelix_55_77,Inside_78_78,TMhelix_79_101,Outside_102_105,TMhelix_106_128,Inside_129_135): protein MAILDNLGKYRNTGLLLLRIGLGAMFIIHGFPKLAGGPNGWTGLGGSMKVIGIDFLPIFWGFMAAATETFGGFLLIVGLFFRSALILLIFTMIIAALVHFGKGDGLGGASHAIELGIVFFGLIFIGPGKYSVDKK from the coding sequence ATGGCGATTTTAGATAACTTAGGAAAATACCGCAATACAGGCTTGTTACTGTTACGCATTGGTTTAGGCGCAATGTTTATTATTCATGGTTTCCCGAAACTTGCAGGCGGCCCAAACGGCTGGACTGGTTTAGGAGGAAGTATGAAGGTAATCGGCATAGACTTTTTACCTATATTTTGGGGCTTTATGGCCGCCGCTACCGAAACCTTTGGTGGTTTCTTGCTAATTGTAGGATTGTTTTTCCGCTCAGCACTGATTTTATTAATCTTTACGATGATTATAGCAGCGCTGGTTCATTTTGGTAAAGGAGATGGATTAGGCGGTGCCAGTCATGCAATAGAATTAGGCATTGTATTTTTCGGGCTGATTTTTATTGGGCCGGGTAAGTATAGTGTGGATAAGAAATAA
- a CDS encoding muramoyltetrapeptide carboxypeptidase (product_source=KO:K01297; cath_funfam=3.40.50.10740; cog=COG1619; ko=KO:K01297; pfam=PF02016,PF17676; superfamily=52317), which translates to MIKQPPYLKKGDKIALVCPAKKLPKPIDHAIARLESWGLEVIVGESVYASHHQFAGTDALRTKDIQRFLDDPAIKAIISGRGGYGTIRIIDDLDFTAFNKNPKWFVGFSDITVLLSHLIAQCNTQCMHAQMPYTFDESTTEALISLQRALFGEKQTYAYQSTFKNRAGEAAGVLIGGNLSLLTMVQGSVSEMDFTDKILFLEDVGEQEYGIDRMLRMLKRAGKLKALKGLIIGAFNEIEEEKISFGQTADEVIWDIVKDYDFPVCFNFPTGHIDNNLSMVLGAEVNLKIETNNVQFKYL; encoded by the coding sequence ATGATTAAGCAGCCCCCGTATTTAAAAAAAGGAGATAAGATTGCCCTGGTATGTCCGGCAAAGAAATTACCCAAACCAATAGACCATGCCATAGCACGATTAGAAAGCTGGGGCCTGGAGGTTATTGTTGGCGAAAGTGTATACGCCAGTCATCACCAGTTTGCAGGAACTGATGCGTTAAGAACCAAAGATATTCAACGTTTTTTAGATGATCCGGCTATTAAAGCGATTATTTCGGGCCGTGGCGGTTATGGTACCATCAGGATTATTGATGACCTGGACTTTACAGCATTTAACAAGAACCCTAAGTGGTTTGTAGGTTTTAGCGATATTACCGTACTATTATCGCACCTGATTGCGCAATGTAATACCCAGTGTATGCACGCGCAAATGCCGTATACTTTTGATGAATCTACTACAGAAGCTTTAATTTCTTTACAGCGGGCTTTGTTTGGCGAAAAACAGACCTATGCTTACCAAAGCACCTTTAAAAATAGGGCAGGAGAGGCGGCCGGAGTTTTAATTGGTGGCAATTTAAGTTTGCTCACCATGGTACAGGGCTCGGTTTCGGAAATGGATTTTACAGATAAAATTCTCTTTTTGGAAGATGTTGGTGAACAGGAATACGGTATAGACCGCATGCTGCGTATGCTAAAAAGAGCAGGTAAGCTAAAAGCCTTAAAGGGTTTGATTATTGGTGCTTTTAATGAAATTGAAGAAGAAAAGATTTCTTTCGGGCAAACGGCTGATGAGGTAATTTGGGATATTGTTAAGGACTATGATTTTCCTGTCTGCTTTAATTTCCCAACGGGACATATCGATAACAACCTCAGTATGGTTTTAGGTGCTGAAGTGAACTTAAAAATAGAAACAAATAACGTTCAATTTAAATATTTATAG